The following coding sequences lie in one Streptomyces albofaciens JCM 4342 genomic window:
- a CDS encoding effector-associated constant component EACC1, whose translation MNIQVRLDDAESDRELRSLCDWLADDPAVSRSAQVSLRAREMRPGRMGLGFEAVQLIVDSAFQLSSLAIAIDSWRRAYAARPKMTVECNGVRVSFATADTDGARSILRALEELRELEGTRGLEEAREPEEAREPEESREPEEAREPAETEESEEPREPEETEEPNPPQEPNPSQEPDPPQEPNPLQEPSDARPPAPRNRG comes from the coding sequence ATGAACATTCAGGTCAGGCTGGACGATGCCGAGAGCGACCGGGAGCTGCGGTCGCTGTGCGACTGGCTGGCCGACGATCCCGCGGTCAGCCGCAGCGCGCAGGTCTCGCTGCGGGCACGCGAGATGAGACCCGGACGGATGGGGCTGGGGTTCGAGGCGGTCCAGTTGATCGTGGACAGCGCGTTCCAGCTCAGCAGCCTGGCCATCGCCATCGACAGCTGGCGCAGGGCGTACGCGGCGCGCCCCAAGATGACGGTCGAATGCAACGGCGTACGGGTCAGCTTCGCCACGGCGGACACGGACGGCGCGCGGAGCATCCTGCGTGCGCTGGAGGAGTTGCGGGAGTTGGAAGGGACGAGGGGGCTGGAAGAGGCGAGGGAACCGGAAGAGGCAAGGGAACCGGAAGAGTCGAGGGAACCGGAAGAGGCAAGGGAACCGGCGGAGACGGAAGAGTCAGAGGAGCCGAGAGAGCCGGAAGAGACGGAGGAACCGAATCCGCCCCAGGAACCGAATCCGTCCCAAGAGCCGGACCCGCCCCAGGAACCGAATCCGCTCCAGGAGCCGAGCGATGCCCGCCCCCCGGCCCCCCGGAACAGGGGCTGA
- a CDS encoding ArsR/SmtB family transcription factor gives MTTQARSQVRARARVQAPPPDADAAHSTELARLAGLLADRTRAAFCLALLDGRAWTSGELAAYARVAPSSASEHLTRLTEGGLLVERRQGRHRYVQLASPRVAELLEVLTAHLDPPAAPPRGLRAVNASAALARGRTCYDHLAGRLGVALTDAMTERGLLDQDGGFALTGTGRTWFAEALGTDAAALRAGRRPTARGCLDWTERRQHLAGVAGARLCAELLERAWVRRIGSGRAVRLTTAGAEALRDLLGLDAEGAALL, from the coding sequence ATGACCACACAGGCACGCTCGCAGGTGCGGGCACGGGCACGGGTCCAAGCGCCGCCGCCGGACGCGGACGCGGCCCACAGCACCGAGCTGGCGCGCCTCGCGGGCCTGCTCGCGGACCGTACCCGGGCCGCCTTCTGCCTGGCCCTGCTGGACGGGCGCGCCTGGACGTCGGGCGAGCTGGCGGCGTACGCGCGGGTCGCGCCGTCCAGCGCCAGCGAGCACCTGACGCGGCTGACCGAGGGCGGGCTGCTGGTGGAGCGGCGCCAGGGCCGCCACCGTTACGTACAGCTCGCGAGCCCCCGCGTCGCCGAACTGCTCGAAGTCCTCACCGCGCACCTCGACCCGCCCGCCGCCCCGCCGCGCGGGCTGCGCGCCGTCAACGCCTCGGCCGCGCTGGCCCGCGGGCGCACGTGTTACGACCACCTGGCCGGGCGCCTCGGCGTGGCCCTCACCGACGCGATGACCGAGCGCGGCCTGCTCGACCAGGACGGCGGCTTCGCGCTCACCGGTACCGGCCGGACCTGGTTCGCCGAAGCCCTCGGCACCGACGCCGCCGCACTGCGCGCGGGCCGCCGCCCGACGGCCCGCGGCTGCCTGGACTGGACCGAGCGGCGGCAGCACCTGGCGGGCGTGGCGGGCGCCCGGCTGTGCGCGGAGCTGCTGGAGCGGGCGTGGGTGCGGCGCATCGGCAGCGGCCGTGCCGTACGGCTGACGACCGCGGGCGCGGAGGCACTCCGCGACCTGCTGGGAC
- a CDS encoding sensor histidine kinase, protein MTRPALSLRWKIALTVTAVCCAVAAVLGVLVHNAVARQTVGQVHKETLADLDEALELYEYGTSREGLNSVLDPAELPPELRASVHHGRRGSMVGTYQGKRVMWAAAPAGDQVMAVWSPYENTRRSLENLDTAIFGSAVLAATAVALAGLFLAHRISRRLGTTAAVARRITAGDLDARVGDEGRGRRRPAPQDEVAAVAAALDSVAGSLQGRLQAEQRFTADVAHELRTPLTGILASAELLPEGRPKEMINDRLRALRRLIEDLLEISRLDSGAERAELASYELGALVRSSVRGLGLDTDVRVVREAVVRTDRRRLDRILCNLVLNAHRHGEPPVVVTVDVPGGLPGGGSGAHPGGGSGAYQDGGSGANSSGVWGGAPNGASGGARNGASGGASNGVPGRASAAAPAAAAAVGDEAAYGDGPAGVPIVEVRDHGPGFPDALLHRGPQRFRTDAPGRGKGHGLGLTIAVGQAAVLGIGLSFTNAPDGGARAVLRLNPPPDGPPAASPILPPPGGPPAQPGRTPG, encoded by the coding sequence GTGACCCGCCCGGCGCTCTCCCTCCGCTGGAAGATCGCCCTCACCGTCACGGCGGTGTGCTGTGCCGTGGCCGCCGTCCTGGGCGTGCTCGTCCACAACGCCGTCGCCCGCCAGACCGTCGGCCAGGTGCACAAGGAGACGCTGGCCGACCTCGACGAGGCGCTGGAACTGTACGAGTACGGCACGTCCCGCGAAGGGCTGAACTCCGTGCTCGACCCCGCCGAACTGCCGCCGGAACTGCGCGCGTCGGTGCACCACGGCCGGCGCGGCAGCATGGTCGGCACATACCAGGGGAAGCGCGTCATGTGGGCGGCGGCGCCGGCCGGCGACCAGGTCATGGCGGTCTGGTCCCCGTACGAGAACACCCGCCGCTCCCTGGAGAACCTGGACACGGCCATCTTCGGCTCGGCCGTCCTCGCCGCCACCGCCGTCGCCCTCGCCGGGCTGTTCCTCGCCCACCGCATCAGCCGCCGGCTGGGCACCACGGCCGCCGTAGCCCGTCGCATCACGGCCGGGGACCTGGACGCCCGGGTCGGCGACGAGGGCCGGGGGCGGCGCCGGCCCGCGCCGCAGGACGAGGTGGCGGCGGTGGCCGCGGCGCTGGACTCGGTGGCCGGTTCGCTCCAGGGCCGCCTCCAGGCCGAGCAGCGCTTCACCGCCGATGTCGCCCACGAGCTGCGTACCCCGCTGACCGGCATCCTCGCCTCGGCCGAGCTGCTGCCCGAGGGCCGCCCCAAGGAGATGATCAACGACCGGCTGCGGGCGCTGCGCCGGCTCATCGAGGACCTGCTGGAGATCTCCCGGCTCGACTCCGGCGCCGAACGCGCCGAGCTGGCCTCGTACGAGCTGGGCGCGCTGGTCCGCAGTTCGGTGCGGGGGCTGGGGCTCGACACGGACGTACGGGTCGTGCGCGAAGCGGTCGTACGGACGGACCGCCGCCGGCTGGACCGCATCCTGTGCAACCTCGTGCTGAACGCGCACCGGCACGGGGAGCCGCCGGTGGTGGTGACGGTGGATGTGCCGGGCGGTCTGCCGGGCGGGGGATCGGGTGCGCATCCGGGCGGGGGATCGGGTGCGTATCAGGACGGGGGATCGGGTGCGAATTCGAGCGGGGTATGGGGTGGGGCTCCGAATGGGGCATCGGGTGGGGCCCGGAACGGGGCATCGGGTGGGGCTTCGAATGGGGTGCCGGGTCGGGCGTCCGCCGCTGCTCCCGCGGCTGCCGCGGCGGTCGGGGACGAGGCGGCGTACGGTGACGGGCCCGCCGGGGTCCCCATCGTGGAAGTGCGCGACCACGGCCCCGGTTTCCCGGACGCGCTGCTGCACCGGGGCCCGCAGCGCTTCCGTACCGACGCGCCCGGCCGCGGCAAGGGGCACGGTCTCGGCCTGACCATCGCGGTGGGCCAGGCGGCCGTCCTCGGTATCGGGCTGAGCTTCACCAACGCGCCGGACGGCGGCGCGCGGGCCGTACTCCGCCTCAACCCGCCGCCGGACGGGCCGCCCGCGGCGTCGCCTATCCTGCCGCCGCCGGGCGGCCCACCCGCACAGCCAGGGCGTACACCCGGGTGA
- a CDS encoding esterase-like activity of phytase family protein, giving the protein MTDFGDLPGPVFNPAESACVIIGVDSYTSLPQLPAVRNNLKALRAALTDRTIGGIPKRNCRVVLNPRTITAALRPVEQAVHSAKDTLIVYYAGHGFLDSKQEGLYLTLPGTEAGKLHSGIPYAWLRSVLGTRTPPRLRIVILDCCYSGSVIKGMSAGSMGGGAMSTLAATQQASSRLGEALFEGMDGMEGVSYLLTSTPWNVEALAFEGEEYTAFTGEFLRVLREGVPGPQGAGRAPDATPAPSGPGELPDANGVDTHLTLEAIYREVRRALRAKNRPLPQQQSQNGIEKLPFVQNRAARPVPQVPQGSRTAAGGPGTTGDGATDRERELERQRERQREQEAAEERKRRTRRRGLIATLCAAAVAVPSFVWWQSGDDEPSSGDCSADVALIGHSDALDGVEYEAAVPVDGLSGLAMSGPSRAWALADNSPGRIFELDLGTTGASPPAARAVDMRTLHPTGGGRFDGEGLVLEQGGRTVLVASEAGPSIRRFRVSDGAELGRIELPPNLVKWAGPENLEALGASPDGRYLYAGLEAPLFRDGKARGRGLLRIQRFKGTPGGAYVPDKQYAYQSAAGLRVSELVALGDDRLLVLETNHAEGQGNAVRIFGADLSRAKDVSGVESLQSEPVDAFAKKWEPVDLVRCPRGGSATAQPQLNPLLENAEGMALGTAPLSSGPYKGRLPLFLVSDNNNSPHQITRVYALAVRVGRPAAAG; this is encoded by the coding sequence ATGACGGACTTCGGGGACCTCCCCGGGCCGGTGTTCAACCCGGCGGAGTCGGCCTGTGTGATCATCGGCGTCGATTCGTACACCAGCCTGCCGCAGCTGCCCGCCGTGCGGAACAACCTCAAGGCGCTCCGGGCCGCGCTGACCGACCGGACCATCGGGGGCATCCCGAAGCGGAACTGCCGGGTGGTGCTCAACCCGCGGACGATCACCGCCGCGTTGCGCCCGGTGGAGCAGGCGGTCCACTCGGCGAAGGACACGCTGATCGTGTACTACGCCGGGCACGGTTTCCTCGACTCCAAGCAGGAGGGGCTGTACCTCACGCTGCCCGGTACGGAGGCCGGGAAGCTGCACAGCGGCATCCCGTACGCCTGGCTGCGCAGCGTGCTCGGCACCCGTACGCCGCCCCGGCTCCGCATCGTCATCCTCGACTGCTGCTACAGCGGCAGCGTGATCAAGGGGATGTCCGCCGGGTCGATGGGCGGCGGCGCCATGTCCACCCTCGCGGCCACGCAGCAGGCGTCCAGCCGGCTCGGCGAGGCCCTGTTCGAGGGCATGGACGGTATGGAGGGCGTCTCGTACCTGCTCACCTCGACGCCGTGGAACGTCGAGGCGCTGGCCTTTGAGGGCGAGGAGTACACGGCGTTCACCGGGGAGTTCCTGCGGGTGCTGCGGGAAGGCGTTCCGGGGCCGCAGGGGGCCGGGCGGGCCCCGGATGCCACGCCCGCGCCCTCAGGGCCCGGTGAGCTGCCGGACGCGAACGGGGTGGACACCCACCTCACCCTGGAAGCGATCTACCGCGAAGTCCGCCGCGCGCTGCGGGCGAAGAACCGGCCGCTGCCCCAGCAGCAGAGCCAGAACGGCATCGAGAAACTGCCGTTCGTACAGAACCGGGCGGCGCGGCCCGTACCCCAGGTGCCGCAAGGCAGTCGGACCGCGGCCGGAGGTCCGGGGACCACGGGGGACGGCGCGACGGACCGGGAACGGGAGCTGGAGCGACAGCGTGAGCGGCAGCGGGAACAGGAGGCGGCGGAGGAGAGGAAGCGCAGGACCCGCCGCCGGGGGCTGATCGCCACCCTCTGTGCGGCGGCCGTCGCCGTACCGTCCTTCGTGTGGTGGCAGTCCGGGGACGACGAGCCGTCCTCCGGCGACTGTTCCGCCGACGTGGCGCTGATCGGCCACAGCGACGCGCTCGACGGTGTCGAGTACGAGGCCGCCGTACCGGTCGACGGGCTGTCCGGGCTGGCGATGTCCGGCCCTTCCCGCGCCTGGGCGCTGGCCGACAACTCGCCCGGCCGGATCTTCGAGCTGGACCTCGGCACCACCGGCGCCTCCCCGCCCGCCGCCCGCGCCGTCGACATGCGCACCCTCCACCCCACCGGCGGCGGCCGTTTCGACGGCGAGGGCCTGGTCCTGGAGCAGGGCGGGCGCACCGTACTGGTCGCCTCGGAGGCGGGCCCCTCCATCCGCAGGTTCCGGGTGTCGGACGGCGCGGAGCTGGGCCGTATCGAGCTGCCGCCGAACCTCGTCAAATGGGCGGGTCCGGAGAACCTGGAAGCGCTGGGCGCGTCCCCGGACGGGCGGTACCTGTACGCGGGCCTGGAGGCGCCGCTGTTCCGCGACGGCAAGGCACGCGGCCGCGGCCTGCTGCGCATCCAGCGCTTCAAGGGGACGCCCGGCGGCGCGTACGTACCGGACAAGCAGTACGCCTACCAGTCGGCGGCCGGACTGCGCGTGTCGGAGCTGGTGGCGCTGGGCGACGACCGGCTGCTGGTCCTGGAGACCAACCACGCCGAGGGCCAGGGGAACGCGGTACGGATCTTCGGCGCCGATCTGAGCCGCGCGAAGGATGTGTCCGGGGTCGAGTCGTTGCAGTCCGAGCCGGTCGACGCGTTCGCGAAGAAGTGGGAGCCGGTCGATCTCGTGAGGTGCCCGAGGGGTGGTTCGGCCACCGCGCAGCCGCAGTTGAACCCACTGCTGGAGAACGCGGAGGGGATGGCGCTCGGCACGGCGCCGCTGTCCTCGGGCCCGTACAAGGGGCGGCTGCCGCTGTTCCTCGTCTCGGACAACAACAACAGCCCGCACCAGATCACCCGGGTGTACGCCCTGGCTGTGCGGGTGGGCCGCCCGGCGGCGGCAGGATAG
- a CDS encoding helix-turn-helix transcriptional regulator — MAGATPTHTGRVDRRVRQELGGFLRSRRERITPADVGLPAGTRRRTPGLRREEVAQLAYISTEYYTRLEQARAPHPSREVLAQLARALRLSDAERDHLHHLAGTPPGPPPGPSREVRQSIVDLLKRLPEAAAIVLSATYEVIAWNDLAAALMEDFSALPRRDRNLLRRAFLGPHQDGRRLYGVSDADEFARTAARHLRAAAARYPDSPEVTGLVDELLAGSEEFARLWAAHDVAARPTLCKTFEHPLVGPVSVSCDVLDIADRDQRVAIYTAAPGSPSEEALRLLAVIGTQRMDVPATPGT, encoded by the coding sequence ATGGCCGGTGCGACGCCCACGCACACTGGTCGGGTGGATCGACGAGTACGACAAGAACTGGGCGGCTTTCTGCGCAGCAGGCGCGAGCGCATCACGCCCGCCGACGTGGGGCTGCCCGCCGGGACGCGCCGCCGCACGCCGGGGCTGCGCCGCGAGGAGGTGGCGCAGCTGGCGTACATCTCGACCGAGTACTACACGCGGCTGGAGCAGGCCCGCGCTCCGCACCCCTCCCGCGAGGTGCTGGCCCAGCTCGCCCGCGCGCTGCGCCTCTCGGACGCCGAGCGCGATCACCTCCACCACCTCGCCGGCACCCCGCCCGGTCCCCCGCCGGGGCCTTCGCGTGAGGTGCGGCAGAGCATCGTCGACCTGCTGAAGCGGCTGCCGGAGGCCGCGGCCATCGTGCTGTCGGCGACGTACGAGGTCATCGCCTGGAACGACTTGGCCGCCGCCCTGATGGAGGACTTCTCCGCGCTGCCGCGCCGGGACCGCAACCTCCTCCGGCGCGCCTTCCTCGGCCCGCACCAGGACGGCCGACGGCTGTACGGCGTATCGGACGCGGACGAGTTCGCCCGGACCGCGGCCCGGCACCTGCGCGCCGCCGCGGCCCGCTACCCCGACTCTCCGGAGGTGACCGGCCTGGTGGATGAACTCCTCGCCGGGAGCGAGGAGTTCGCCCGACTCTGGGCCGCCCACGACGTGGCCGCCCGGCCCACCCTCTGCAAGACCTTCGAGCACCCGCTCGTCGGCCCCGTCAGCGTCAGCTGCGACGTCCTGGACATCGCCGACCGGGACCAACGGGTCGCCATCTACACCGCCGCGCCCGGCTCACCGTCGGAAGAGGCGCTGCGGCTGCTCGCGGTCATCGGGACGCAGCGCATGGACGTACCGGCTACTCCGGGAACCTGA
- the recQ gene encoding DNA helicase RecQ, whose translation MSEVEMAPGAGETVDDASGAVDVLRRVFGYDAFRGEQQTIIEHVIAGGDAVVLMPTGGGKSLCYQIPALVRPGVGVVVSPLIALMQDQVDALRALGVRAGFLNSTQDFEERRLVEAEFLSGELDLLYLAPERLRVEQTLSLLDRGKISLFAIDEAHCVAQWGHDFRPDYLALSMLRERWPEVPRMALTATATEATHREITTRLGMESARHFVASFDRPNIQYRIDGKSDPKKQLLELLRTEHAGDAGIVYCLSRASVEKTAEFLVQNGITALPYHAGLEARTRAEHQARFLREDGVVVVATIAFGMGIDKPDVRFVAHLDLPKSVEGYYQETGRAGRDGQPSTAWLAYGLQDVVQQRKMIDGSEGDDAHRRRLSAHLDAMLALCETVECRRVRLLAYFGQESGPCGNCDTCLTPPQTWDGTVPAQKLLSTVVRLQRERRQKFGAGQIIDILLGKKTAKVIQFDHDALSVFGIGSDLREAEWRGVIRQLLAQRLLAVEGDYGTLVLTEESGEVLRGQRKVPMRREPEKTAKAAKAAKAAKGRRAAPVDLPEEAVPVFEELRAWRARTAKEQGVPAYVIFHDATLREIATARPASLAALGAVSGVGENKLAKYGEQILDVLAGQGASAADAPASGDPAGGAPAGGDPAGGDPAGGHPAGGHPAGGAPPGGAPATGRPGTGAAATFASGTGTSGTGAAAENPGSAFSDELGWDEPDWGEPPFEEE comes from the coding sequence ATGAGCGAGGTGGAGATGGCTCCCGGGGCCGGGGAAACGGTGGACGACGCCAGTGGCGCGGTGGACGTGCTGCGGCGGGTATTCGGTTACGACGCGTTCCGCGGGGAACAGCAGACGATCATTGAGCACGTCATAGCGGGTGGCGACGCGGTCGTACTGATGCCGACCGGCGGCGGGAAATCCCTCTGCTACCAGATTCCGGCACTGGTGCGGCCCGGGGTCGGGGTGGTGGTCTCCCCGCTGATCGCGCTGATGCAGGACCAGGTCGACGCGCTGCGGGCGCTTGGGGTCCGGGCCGGGTTCCTCAACTCCACGCAGGACTTCGAGGAGCGGCGGCTGGTGGAGGCCGAGTTCCTTTCCGGGGAGCTGGATCTGCTGTATCTGGCGCCGGAGCGGCTGCGCGTGGAGCAGACGCTGAGCCTGCTGGACCGGGGCAAGATCTCCCTGTTCGCGATCGACGAGGCGCACTGTGTCGCGCAGTGGGGCCACGACTTCCGGCCGGACTACCTGGCCCTGTCGATGCTGCGCGAGCGGTGGCCCGAGGTGCCCCGGATGGCGCTGACGGCGACGGCCACGGAGGCCACCCACCGGGAGATCACCACACGGCTCGGCATGGAGAGTGCCCGGCATTTCGTGGCCAGTTTCGACCGGCCGAACATTCAGTACCGTATCGACGGAAAGAGCGACCCGAAGAAGCAGCTGCTGGAATTGCTGCGTACCGAGCACGCCGGTGACGCGGGAATCGTGTACTGCCTCTCGCGCGCTTCGGTGGAAAAGACCGCCGAATTCCTGGTGCAGAACGGGATCACCGCGCTCCCGTATCACGCCGGGCTGGAAGCGCGGACGCGCGCGGAACACCAGGCCCGATTTCTGCGGGAGGACGGGGTGGTGGTCGTCGCCACCATCGCGTTCGGGATGGGCATCGACAAGCCGGACGTCCGGTTCGTGGCCCACCTTGACCTGCCGAAATCGGTGGAGGGCTATTACCAGGAAACGGGGCGCGCGGGGCGGGACGGCCAGCCGTCCACGGCGTGGCTGGCCTACGGGCTCCAGGACGTGGTCCAGCAGCGCAAGATGATCGACGGGTCGGAGGGGGACGACGCCCACCGCAGGCGGCTGTCGGCGCACCTCGACGCGATGCTGGCGCTGTGCGAGACGGTGGAGTGCCGGCGGGTGCGGCTGCTCGCGTACTTCGGCCAGGAGAGCGGCCCGTGCGGGAACTGCGACACGTGCCTGACGCCGCCGCAGACGTGGGACGGCACGGTTCCCGCGCAGAAGCTGCTCTCCACGGTGGTGCGGTTGCAGCGGGAGCGGCGGCAGAAGTTCGGCGCCGGGCAGATCATCGACATCCTGCTGGGGAAGAAGACCGCGAAGGTCATCCAGTTCGATCATGACGCGCTGAGCGTCTTCGGGATCGGCAGCGATCTGCGCGAGGCCGAATGGCGGGGCGTGATACGGCAGTTGCTGGCGCAGCGGCTGCTCGCGGTCGAGGGCGACTACGGCACGCTGGTGCTCACCGAGGAGAGCGGTGAGGTGCTGCGGGGGCAGCGCAAGGTGCCGATGCGGCGCGAGCCGGAGAAGACGGCCAAGGCCGCGAAGGCAGCGAAGGCGGCCAAGGGGCGGCGCGCGGCTCCCGTGGACCTGCCGGAGGAAGCCGTGCCGGTCTTCGAGGAGCTGCGGGCCTGGCGGGCGCGTACGGCCAAGGAACAGGGCGTACCGGCGTACGTGATCTTCCACGACGCCACGCTGCGCGAGATCGCCACGGCCCGCCCGGCGAGCCTGGCTGCGCTCGGCGCGGTGAGCGGCGTGGGCGAGAACAAGCTGGCGAAGTACGGCGAGCAGATCCTGGACGTGCTGGCGGGGCAGGGTGCGTCGGCTGCGGACGCGCCTGCCTCGGGCGACCCGGCTGGGGGCGCCCCGGCTGGAGGCGACCCGGCCGGAGGCGACCCGGCCGGAGGCCATCCGGCTGGAGGCCATCCGGCTGGAGGCGCGCCGCCCGGGGGTGCTCCCGCCACGGGCAGGCCGGGCACGGGCGCGGCCGCCACGTTCGCGTCGGGCACGGGCACGTCGGGCACGGGCGCGGCCGCCGAAAACCCGGGTTCCGCGTTCAGCGATGAGCTGGGCTGGGACGAGCCGGACTGGGGGGAGCCGCCGTTCGAGGAGGAGTGA
- a CDS encoding glucose 1-dehydrogenase, with the protein MNDTPAVAATSTPSTPAGSAPAPSASARSAPAPRTPAGSTPVPSASAGSTSGPSTSARSTPAPATTVGLLADKVAFITGAGRGIGAAAARLFAREGARVLLAARTEHQLKAVTEEIRAAGGTADYVVCDLADPTSVQAAVDRCVRLYGRLDVAFNNGATGQPPGPMDQMSEADFDHVCAVNLKGPWLAMTAEIAAIRATARRGAIVNTSSVGSLMGNPELPAYGAAKRAVNSLTETAAVTYGPEDIRVNAIAPGTTLTEMLHEWDEKSPGTIEQLNALTPLGRAADPEEIAQAAAWLLSDRSSYVTGTVLRVDGGMRA; encoded by the coding sequence ATGAACGACACACCGGCCGTGGCCGCCACTTCCACGCCCAGCACTCCCGCAGGTAGCGCTCCCGCACCCAGCGCTTCTGCCCGTAGCGCTCCCGCACCCAGGACTCCCGCAGGTAGCACTCCCGTGCCCAGCGCTTCCGCAGGTAGCACTTCCGGACCCAGCACTTCCGCCCGTAGCACTCCCGCGCCCGCCACGACCGTGGGCCTGCTCGCCGACAAGGTCGCCTTCATCACCGGTGCCGGGCGGGGCATCGGCGCCGCCGCGGCGCGGCTGTTCGCCCGGGAGGGTGCCCGGGTGCTCCTCGCGGCACGCACCGAGCACCAGCTCAAGGCGGTGACCGAGGAGATCCGGGCGGCCGGCGGCACCGCGGATTACGTGGTGTGCGACCTGGCCGACCCGACGAGTGTCCAGGCCGCCGTCGACCGGTGCGTGCGGCTGTACGGCCGGCTCGACGTGGCCTTCAACAACGGCGCCACCGGCCAGCCGCCCGGCCCGATGGACCAGATGTCGGAGGCCGACTTCGACCACGTCTGCGCCGTCAACCTCAAGGGCCCGTGGCTCGCCATGACCGCCGAGATCGCCGCCATCCGCGCCACCGCGCGGCGCGGGGCCATCGTCAACACCTCCAGCGTCGGCAGCCTGATGGGCAACCCCGAGCTGCCCGCGTACGGCGCCGCGAAGCGGGCGGTCAACAGCCTCACCGAGACGGCGGCCGTCACGTACGGCCCGGAGGACATCCGCGTCAACGCCATCGCGCCCGGCACCACACTCACCGAGATGCTGCACGAGTGGGACGAGAAGTCTCCCGGCACCATCGAGCAGCTCAACGCCCTCACCCCGCTCGGCCGCGCCGCCGACCCGGAAGAGATCGCCCAGGCCGCGGCCTGGCTCCTCAGCGACCGCTCCTCCTACGTCACCGGGACGGTCCTCCGGGTGGATGGGGGGATGCGGGCCTGA
- a CDS encoding isocitrate lyase/PEP mutase family protein produces MSRETDKSATGADRTHLTRAFHALHHRDAPLLLPNAWDAASAAALAAAGFAAIGTTSLGVAAALGAPDGQGSALVRDATLALARRLGSRLACPYTVDIEGGFGGGPEEVGELARELAGAGASGVNLEDGLPGRAGDGPLVPAGQQAESIRAVKASAPDLYVNARIDTHWLVADPAARPLDETLRRAETYLSAGADGIFVPGIADERTIATLVEAVPAPLNILYAPGRHRLARLAELGVRRVSTGSLLFRSALHAAVGLAESVRADRPDHDVAGVPGYGEVQRLAGLSPAASAGAGAP; encoded by the coding sequence GTGAGCAGGGAGACGGACAAGTCGGCCACGGGCGCGGACCGTACGCACCTCACCCGCGCCTTCCACGCCCTCCACCACCGCGACGCGCCGCTGCTGCTCCCCAACGCCTGGGACGCCGCCTCGGCCGCCGCCCTCGCCGCCGCGGGCTTCGCCGCGATCGGCACCACGAGCCTGGGCGTCGCCGCCGCCCTCGGCGCACCCGACGGCCAGGGGTCGGCCCTCGTACGGGACGCTACGCTCGCCCTCGCGCGACGGCTGGGCAGCCGTCTGGCCTGCCCGTACACCGTGGACATCGAGGGCGGGTTCGGCGGTGGTCCGGAGGAAGTGGGGGAGCTGGCACGCGAGTTGGCCGGGGCGGGCGCTTCCGGCGTCAATCTGGAGGACGGGCTGCCGGGGCGCGCGGGGGACGGTCCGCTGGTCCCGGCCGGGCAGCAGGCCGAGTCGATCCGCGCCGTCAAGGCGAGCGCGCCGGACCTCTATGTCAACGCCCGCATCGATACCCACTGGCTCGTGGCGGACCCCGCCGCGCGGCCGCTGGACGAGACGCTGCGACGCGCCGAAACGTATCTGTCGGCCGGGGCGGACGGCATCTTCGTACCGGGGATCGCCGACGAGCGGACCATCGCCACGCTCGTCGAGGCGGTCCCGGCACCGCTGAACATCCTGTACGCGCCGGGCCGCCACCGTCTCGCCCGCCTGGCGGAACTGGGCGTACGGCGCGTCAGCACCGGTTCGCTGCTCTTCCGTTCGGCGCTGCACGCGGCGGTCGGGCTGGCCGAGTCCGTACGGGCGGACAGGCCGGACCATGACGTTGCCGGGGTGCCCGGTTACGGCGAGGTGCAGCGGCTGGCGGGGCTCAGCCCTGCTGCGTCTGCCGGCGCCGGTGCACCGTGA
- a CDS encoding DUF4232 domain-containing protein has translation MTSTAALFTSTAAALVALTSLTTATASATTPATSATRPCPESALKITASALTPQHPDVLRISATNRTTTPCVIDRIPTVTFGDLDGAAQPDPPTESAPYRLAPGATAYATVRTVTGRPSPSTRTVDYITVAADPAHHGRRFDAAALGAPTGIRVWSPTTTWWRPSAG, from the coding sequence GTGACCAGCACGGCTGCCCTCTTCACCAGCACAGCCGCTGCCCTGGTTGCCCTCACCTCCCTCACGACCGCTACTGCCTCAGCGACCACTCCCGCGACTTCAGCCACTCGCCCCTGCCCCGAATCCGCCCTGAAGATCACCGCGTCCGCCCTCACCCCTCAGCACCCCGATGTCCTGCGCATCAGCGCCACCAATCGCACCACCACCCCCTGCGTCATCGACCGCATCCCCACCGTGACCTTTGGTGACCTGGACGGCGCTGCGCAGCCCGACCCGCCCACCGAGAGCGCCCCGTACCGCCTCGCTCCGGGTGCCACCGCGTACGCGACGGTCCGTACGGTCACCGGCCGACCGTCCCCGTCCACCCGTACCGTCGACTACATCACCGTCGCCGCCGACCCCGCCCACCACGGCCGCCGCTTCGATGCCGCGGCCCTGGGCGCGCCCACCGGTATCCGCGTCTGGTCGCCGACCACGACCTGGTGGCGCCCGTCCGCCGGCTGA